A genomic segment from Nodularia sphaerocarpa UHCC 0038 encodes:
- a CDS encoding isopenicillin N synthase family dioxygenase: MKSSNELSQKSNVSTAIPVIDLHLFLVGDTEARKVIAEQIASALQEIGCFYLKNHDIPTTLIAQTFAQAKSFFALPLEEKKQLALTEKCHRGYIPMGMSSILSEQFYFGREMKPEELDAVDHPFHQPNQWLQNPPEFREVMLQFFTACHASTLKILEALAIALNLPESYFADLHSEQNHAMGLHHYLGTSELSQAQNIRLGEHTDGNTITYLFQHEIEGLELCSKNGEIIPVPLIPDTVVVMAGEILQRWTNDQVYATKHQVAIPFTSQGIQPRYSFAFFASPNNDAEIACPDNCLNANKTAKYPPIITRDFYHQRNNQNKSLLIDSKN, translated from the coding sequence ATGAAATCAAGCAACGAACTTTCCCAAAAATCGAATGTTTCAACGGCGATTCCCGTCATTGACTTGCATCTGTTTCTCGTGGGTGACACCGAAGCTAGAAAAGTAATTGCCGAGCAAATCGCTAGTGCTTTGCAAGAGATAGGATGCTTCTACCTAAAAAATCATGATATCCCCACAACTCTGATTGCTCAAACATTTGCCCAAGCCAAGTCTTTTTTTGCACTCCCCCTAGAAGAGAAAAAGCAACTAGCTTTAACAGAAAAATGCCACCGAGGATACATCCCAATGGGAATGTCCAGCATACTCAGCGAACAATTTTACTTTGGTAGAGAAATGAAACCCGAAGAATTGGACGCAGTAGATCATCCTTTTCATCAACCAAACCAATGGCTGCAAAATCCCCCTGAATTTCGGGAAGTGATGCTGCAATTTTTCACAGCTTGTCACGCAAGTACCCTGAAAATTCTGGAAGCTTTAGCCATTGCTTTGAACCTACCAGAATCCTATTTTGCAGACCTACATTCTGAGCAAAATCATGCTATGGGTTTGCATCACTATCTAGGGACATCCGAACTTTCCCAAGCCCAAAACATTCGCCTAGGAGAACATACAGATGGAAATACAATCACATACTTATTTCAACATGAAATAGAAGGTTTAGAACTTTGTAGCAAAAATGGAGAAATCATACCAGTTCCTTTAATTCCTGATACAGTTGTCGTTATGGCAGGAGAAATTTTGCAACGATGGACAAATGATCAAGTGTATGCAACAAAACACCAAGTAGCCATCCCATTTACATCCCAAGGTATTCAGCCAAGATACTCCTTTGCATTTTTTGCATCTCCTAATAATGATGCCGAAATTGCCTGTCCCGATAATTGTTTAAATGCAAATAAAACTGCAAAATATCCACCCATTATCACCAGAGACTTTTACCACCAAAGAAATAATCAAAACAAATCGCTTTTAATTGACTCCAAAAATTAG
- a CDS encoding isopenicillin N synthase family dioxygenase, with protein sequence MNPIKEPEPQTIVSTAIPIIDFHQFMVGDTVTKEAVAEQMSSAIQEMGCFYLNNSVPQTLVEQVFAEAHSFFALPQEKKNQTKLIPGTSRGYVARGKERVLLEAFNFGLDVATDEAATHQRFGEPNQWPNEQIEFRRVLLEFFTTCRHTSFNILQGLAIALKLPESYFTNFHTERNFNTSINHYPPLQEPLSPGETRFAEHTDYGSITLIFQDQTAGLEVYTNAGEWIAAPYLPGKVLVILADLMQRWTNDKFPATKHRVPLPSKFPSEPRYSIIYFESPDYDAEITCIENSLDAKETPKYQPILTHEYINQVATAGYKSEKP encoded by the coding sequence ATGAATCCAATTAAAGAACCTGAACCTCAAACAATTGTTTCTACAGCAATTCCCATCATTGATTTCCATCAATTTATGGTTGGTGATACCGTTACCAAAGAAGCAGTTGCTGAACAAATGTCCTCTGCTATTCAAGAAATGGGCTGTTTTTATCTCAACAATTCTGTACCCCAGACCTTAGTTGAGCAAGTGTTTGCTGAAGCCCACAGTTTTTTCGCATTACCACAGGAGAAGAAAAACCAAACAAAACTGATTCCAGGAACAAGTAGAGGTTACGTGGCTCGTGGTAAAGAACGGGTATTACTGGAAGCATTCAATTTTGGTTTAGACGTTGCTACCGATGAAGCTGCAACTCACCAGAGGTTTGGTGAACCGAATCAATGGCCTAACGAGCAAATAGAGTTTCGCCGAGTGCTATTGGAATTTTTTACAACTTGTCGTCATACGTCTTTTAACATATTACAAGGGCTGGCGATCGCCTTAAAACTTCCAGAGTCATACTTCACCAATTTCCATACTGAACGTAACTTCAACACCTCCATAAATCACTATCCACCGTTACAGGAACCTCTATCCCCTGGAGAAACTCGGTTTGCTGAACATACAGATTACGGGAGTATCACCTTAATATTTCAAGATCAGACAGCTGGACTAGAAGTTTACACCAATGCAGGGGAATGGATAGCAGCGCCCTACCTCCCAGGCAAAGTTTTGGTCATTCTCGCCGATTTAATGCAGCGCTGGACAAACGACAAATTTCCCGCCACCAAACATCGAGTTCCCCTCCCATCCAAATTCCCCAGCGAGCCTAGATACTCAATTATTTATTTTGAGTCACCCGATTACGATGCCGAAATTACTTGCATTGAAAATTCTTTAGACGCAAAAGAAACTCCCAAATATCAACCAATTCTTACCCATGAATATATCAATCAAGTCGCTACAGCAGGTTATAAATCTGAAAAACCATAG
- a CDS encoding ABC transporter substrate-binding protein produces the protein MGRFITHTAIRRRRFPLIIGFILALFLASCVQTNLLYKAVAGSQIIVSSSIEPNTFNPQLMEQGVGILTYLYEGLIRENERGEIEAALAKSWEISEDQKQIIFTLRKNLKWSDGLPLTADDVVFTYQDIYTNPAIPSYAKDFLQIGKTRRFPTVRKLDNWRVEFTLPEPFAPFLRTTKLEILPAHILRASITTKDSAGRPLFLSTWGTDTPPNQIISNGAYKLETYIPSQRLTFRKNPYYWRKDAQGHTQPYIDRIVQSTVTNNDTSLIQFRSGGLDFIDVNPHYFSLLKREEKQGNFTIYNGGSQTGTTAMMFNLNTGSRNGQPLIDPLKSRWFNTVAFRQAIAHSIHRQRMVNNLFGGVGALQNSPIAVQSPYYLSPEAGLPVYEYNPQKAKALLQKAGFEYDNQDQLRDSDGNRVKFTLTANVGNKVLENMAPLIQDDLKQIGIQVDLNLINVGLVVDKLANRLDWECQILDGFPMTIEPNEAVNIWSTVGNSHFFNRQPQSGQIPITGQQVADWEEKIGELYIQGAASSEAKRQQIYAETQRLSQEYLPFIYLVNSLSMVSVRNRIQGVKHSALQGTFWNVYELKTDPVKN, from the coding sequence ATGGGAAGATTCATCACACATACTGCTATCCGCCGTCGCCGGTTCCCCCTAATCATCGGATTTATCCTAGCCTTATTTCTAGCCAGTTGCGTCCAAACGAACTTGCTTTACAAAGCAGTAGCCGGCTCTCAAATCATCGTCAGTAGTTCTATCGAACCCAACACCTTTAATCCTCAACTGATGGAGCAAGGAGTAGGGATTTTGACTTACCTCTACGAAGGCTTGATTCGGGAAAATGAGCGAGGAGAAATTGAAGCAGCCTTAGCGAAATCATGGGAAATTTCAGAAGATCAAAAACAAATTATTTTCACGCTGAGAAAAAACCTAAAATGGTCAGACGGTTTACCCCTCACCGCAGATGATGTAGTATTTACTTATCAAGACATTTACACAAATCCCGCCATTCCTTCCTATGCTAAAGACTTTTTACAAATAGGTAAAACTCGCAGATTTCCTACTGTGAGAAAACTGGATAACTGGCGCGTGGAATTTACCCTTCCAGAACCTTTTGCGCCCTTTCTTCGCACCACCAAACTAGAAATTTTACCCGCCCACATTCTGCGAGCATCAATTACCACGAAAGACTCCGCAGGTAGACCGTTATTTCTCTCAACCTGGGGTACAGATACTCCACCCAACCAAATTATTAGTAACGGTGCTTATAAATTAGAAACATATATTCCCAGTCAACGGCTCACCTTTCGCAAAAATCCCTATTACTGGCGTAAAGATGCTCAAGGTCATACTCAGCCCTATATTGATCGCATTGTTCAGAGTACAGTCACTAATAATGATACATCCTTAATTCAATTTCGTTCTGGAGGACTTGATTTTATTGACGTAAATCCGCATTATTTTTCCTTATTAAAACGAGAAGAAAAACAAGGAAACTTCACAATTTATAATGGCGGTTCTCAAACAGGAACCACAGCGATGATGTTTAATTTAAACACAGGAAGCAGAAATGGTCAGCCTCTAATTGATCCTCTTAAATCTCGCTGGTTCAATACAGTAGCATTCCGTCAAGCCATTGCTCATAGCATCCATCGTCAGCGTATGGTAAACAATCTTTTCGGCGGAGTAGGAGCGCTGCAAAATTCACCCATCGCCGTGCAGAGTCCTTACTATTTATCTCCAGAAGCAGGTTTACCAGTCTACGAATATAACCCTCAAAAGGCAAAAGCGTTACTTCAAAAAGCAGGTTTTGAATACGATAATCAAGATCAGTTACGAGATAGCGATGGTAATCGAGTCAAGTTTACACTTACCGCCAATGTCGGTAATAAGGTTTTGGAGAACATGGCTCCACTGATTCAAGACGATTTGAAGCAGATTGGGATTCAGGTAGATTTAAATTTGATTAACGTGGGATTAGTTGTAGACAAATTAGCAAATCGTCTGGATTGGGAGTGTCAGATTCTGGATGGTTTTCCCATGACTATAGAACCTAACGAAGCCGTTAATATTTGGTCTACAGTCGGGAACTCGCATTTTTTTAATCGCCAACCCCAATCCGGACAAATACCGATTACTGGACAGCAGGTAGCAGATTGGGAGGAAAAGATTGGTGAGCTTTATATTCAAGGTGCAGCTTCATCTGAAGCCAAGCGCCAACAGATTTATGCAGAAACTCAAAGGCTAAGTCAAGAATATTTGCCATTTATTTATTTAGTAAACTCGTTATCAATGGTATCCGTGAGAAATCGCATTCAAGGAGTGAAACACTCGGCTTTACAAGGGACATTTTGGAATGTTTATGAACTGAAAACTGACCCTGTGAAAAATTAA
- a CDS encoding SDR family NAD(P)-dependent oxidoreductase gives MKPSPFDLTNKVAIVTGSARGIGRAIAQGLASVGVKIVIADIKGLEAEKTAQKIQVDGGEAIAIPTDVRNRQECLQLIEQTVAHYHRLDIMVCNAGIDILKSANSLEESEWDNIINVNLKGYFHCAQQAAIQMIAQGTGGSIIMNSSIGGVVGISGSAAYTASKGGVNLLVRSLALEWADHQIRVNAFAPGYIDNIMEGTETFRRSPEEDQQHLNAVIPMKRRGKPEELVGPVLFLASEAASYVTGTILMVDGGYSAM, from the coding sequence GTGAAACCCTCCCCTTTCGATCTAACAAATAAAGTTGCCATAGTCACAGGATCTGCAAGAGGTATCGGCAGAGCAATAGCTCAAGGATTAGCATCTGTAGGCGTAAAAATTGTCATAGCCGACATTAAAGGATTGGAAGCAGAAAAAACCGCACAAAAGATTCAAGTTGATGGAGGCGAAGCGATCGCAATTCCCACCGATGTCAGAAACCGCCAAGAATGTTTACAGCTAATTGAGCAAACCGTAGCACACTATCACAGACTAGACATTATGGTGTGTAATGCAGGCATAGACATTCTCAAATCAGCAAATTCCTTAGAAGAATCAGAGTGGGATAACATCATCAACGTCAATTTAAAAGGATACTTCCACTGCGCTCAACAAGCGGCAATACAAATGATTGCACAAGGTACAGGCGGCTCAATCATCATGAACTCTTCGATTGGGGGTGTAGTGGGCATAAGTGGCTCTGCGGCTTACACAGCATCAAAAGGAGGGGTAAATTTGCTAGTGCGATCGCTCGCTTTAGAATGGGCAGATCATCAGATTCGCGTCAATGCTTTTGCTCCTGGCTACATCGACAACATCATGGAAGGTACGGAAACATTTAGGCGATCGCCAGAAGAAGATCAGCAACATTTGAACGCAGTAATTCCCATGAAGCGACGCGGAAAACCAGAGGAACTCGTCGGACCAGTCCTCTTTCTCGCCTCCGAAGCAGCCTCCTATGTCACCGGAACAATTTTGATGGTGGATGGGGGATACAGCGCCATGTAG
- a CDS encoding non-ribosomal peptide synthetase, with product MVVIQGQNKNKDIEAIYPLCSMQQGMLFHTLYQPESRIYFEQFRFTLYGELNQSAFEQAWQLVVQRHPALRTLFVWKNRKQPVQIVRKQVILPWINLDLRLFSTEEQQTQIDSFLNTDKAQSFELDKSPLMRFVLFRLGDEAYHFVWSFHHILVDGWSWPILFKEIFAFYDSITNNQQLYLAPSRPYRDYINWLQQQDLSSAEAFWRRNLEGFTAPTPLVVEQALGQNPQHEQTSYIRHQHLSAEATATLKSFAQQHHLTVSTLIQAAWALLLSRYSGESDVVFGATVSGRPHNLSGVESMVGLFINTLPVRVKIPETTNLLPWLVQLQEEHIEREQYSYSSLVDIQGVSEIPRNQPLFESILVFENYPVNTTLQALPGNLSIGDRQALGETNYPLTVVAIPGDQLVIKINYNRDRFDADTIDRMIGHLLTLLQGLMTNSNHRPGELPLLTPAEQNLLLVEWNATQAAHPINHCIHQLFEQQVEKTPDAVAVVYENQQFTYRELNQRANQLAYYLQSLGVKPDAPVGICLERSLEAAVAILGTLKAGGACVPLDPTYPPERLAFMLADTGATVVLTQAGLKSLLDQDFHHNLILLDQGWDEIAQESNINPQIETEAQNLAYVIYTSGSTGTPKGTLVPHRSLTNLIEHHQDKMTTGVGVLQFASLSFDVSYHEMFAAWALGGTLYMIPEGDRQDLDKLIQLLAQEPIAKVFLPVTLWQQLAEIYGEEEHLFQNIREAIACGEQLQITQPMIQLFQRLENCTLYNLYGPTEADLVTSYRFSDQPQDWPIYPPIGKPAVNVQVYLLDQKYRQPVPIGVPGELYISGDGLARGYLNRPDLTEQKFVPNFLQNLTSSHQTPLSLAKGGTQGNRLYKTGDLAKYLPDGNIEFLGRIDDLVKVRGFRVELGEVEAVLSKHPQINQAVAKVHGQSAREKYLVAYFVPIQGQTITVENLRNFLQDQLPDYMIPSAFVQMESFPLTANGKVNRRALSEPTTSRPELAQTFVAPRTPTEEILAGIWRDVLGLEQIGIYDNFFNLGGHSLLATQVISLTRKAFKIELALRSLFEFPAIASLAKIVETTTRQELSPEIIPCKTVRDQHGVMPISLTQLEFWFFEQFYPGNPVYNLPLVYRVTGELNAKALEQSLREIVRRHETLRSTFKLENGQVVYGISPEPVFDFTLVDSENISETEAKQQAEKEIKQPFDLARGPLLRSKVWRLSETEHLLVVTTHHIVADGWSFSVLTQELATLYEAFAQSKPSPLTDLPIQYADFAHWQRQWLQGKVLESQMQFWKQHLGVTPPVLKLPTDYQRPPERTFTGARQPLVISPDITKALKALSQQEGVTLFMTLLAAFKTLLFCYTGQPEIIVSSTVANRTRVETEGLIGFFVHLLPFCTNLEGNPSFRELLRRVREVALGVYAHQEMPFIKLLEELQPVRDSSYTLLAQVMFVFQNTPEADLKLADLTLQEEFIATDTKDTAEFDLNLTLQETSAGIEGALVYRTDLFADSTITRMVTILEKLLEYIVTNTDKRINELPYLSERKNLPIPNSQLPIASQTDQSNFLEPSNFTEEIILTIWKEILEIEHINTQDNFFEIGGNSALVLQLLSKLEKTLKIQLPLITLFKKPTIVEQAETIQDLLTSL from the coding sequence ATGGTAGTTATACAAGGTCAAAATAAAAATAAAGATATTGAAGCTATCTATCCCCTTTGTTCAATGCAGCAGGGGATGTTATTTCATACTCTCTATCAGCCAGAATCAAGAATATATTTTGAGCAGTTTCGCTTTACTCTTTATGGTGAGCTAAATCAGAGTGCGTTTGAGCAAGCTTGGCAATTGGTGGTGCAGCGACACCCGGCTTTAAGGACTCTTTTTGTTTGGAAAAATCGCAAACAGCCAGTCCAAATAGTCCGTAAACAGGTAATTTTACCTTGGATTAATCTGGACTTGCGTTTGTTCTCGACTGAAGAACAGCAAACACAAATTGATTCTTTTTTAAATACAGATAAAGCGCAAAGTTTTGAACTTGACAAATCTCCATTAATGCGTTTTGTTTTATTTCGGTTAGGAGATGAGGCTTATCATTTTGTTTGGAGTTTTCATCATATATTGGTTGATGGTTGGAGCTGGCCGATTCTGTTCAAAGAAATTTTTGCTTTCTACGATTCCATCACTAATAATCAACAGTTATATTTAGCTCCATCTCGTCCTTACCGTGATTACATTAATTGGTTGCAGCAGCAAGATTTGTCTAGCGCTGAGGCATTTTGGCGGCGAAATCTTGAGGGTTTTACTGCTCCTACCCCTTTGGTTGTGGAACAAGCTTTAGGGCAGAATCCACAACATGAGCAAACCAGTTATATTCGACACCAGCATCTATCCGCAGAGGCAACTGCTACTTTAAAATCTTTTGCCCAACAACATCATCTGACTGTTTCTACTTTAATACAGGCAGCTTGGGCATTATTACTGAGTCGCTATAGTGGTGAGTCTGATGTGGTGTTTGGGGCTACTGTGTCTGGTCGTCCTCATAATTTATCTGGTGTTGAGTCGATGGTGGGGTTGTTTATTAATACTCTACCTGTACGGGTGAAAATACCGGAAACAACTAATTTGTTGCCTTGGTTGGTGCAATTGCAAGAAGAGCATATCGAACGGGAGCAGTATTCATATAGTTCACTGGTAGATATTCAAGGGGTGAGTGAGATTCCTCGGAATCAACCTTTGTTTGAAAGCATTTTGGTGTTTGAGAATTATCCTGTTAACACAACTCTACAAGCACTTCCGGGTAATTTAAGCATAGGCGATCGCCAAGCGCTGGGAGAAACAAATTATCCTTTAACGGTGGTAGCGATTCCCGGTGATCAACTGGTAATCAAAATCAATTACAATCGCGATCGCTTTGACGCAGATACCATAGACCGGATGATTGGTCATTTGCTGACGCTGTTACAGGGGCTGATGACTAATTCTAATCACCGTCCTGGTGAACTACCGCTACTCACACCAGCAGAACAAAATTTACTTTTAGTAGAGTGGAATGCTACCCAAGCCGCCCATCCCATCAATCACTGCATCCATCAATTATTTGAGCAGCAAGTTGAAAAAACACCAGATGCTGTGGCGGTGGTGTATGAAAATCAACAATTCACCTACCGAGAATTAAATCAACGTGCCAATCAATTAGCGTATTATCTGCAAAGTTTGGGTGTCAAACCAGATGCACCTGTGGGGATTTGTCTAGAACGTTCTCTAGAGGCAGCAGTTGCCATCTTAGGAACTTTGAAAGCTGGTGGTGCTTGTGTTCCCCTTGACCCTACCTATCCCCCGGAGCGTTTAGCATTTATGCTGGCGGATACTGGTGCAACGGTGGTGTTGACCCAAGCTGGTTTAAAGTCATTGCTTGATCAGGATTTTCACCACAATCTAATTTTGTTAGATCAGGGATGGGATGAAATCGCCCAAGAATCTAATATCAATCCTCAGATAGAGACAGAAGCGCAAAATTTAGCATACGTAATCTACACTTCTGGGTCTACCGGCACTCCTAAAGGTACTCTGGTTCCCCATCGCTCGCTGACCAATTTAATCGAACACCATCAGGACAAGATGACAACTGGTGTGGGTGTGCTTCAGTTTGCGTCTCTCAGCTTTGATGTCAGCTATCACGAAATGTTTGCGGCGTGGGCTTTGGGTGGCACACTGTATATGATTCCTGAAGGCGATCGCCAAGATTTAGATAAATTAATTCAGTTACTGGCTCAAGAACCAATTGCCAAAGTTTTCCTTCCTGTAACTTTATGGCAGCAATTAGCGGAAATATACGGAGAGGAAGAACATCTATTTCAGAACATTAGAGAAGCGATCGCCTGTGGGGAACAACTCCAAATTACCCAACCAATGATTCAGTTGTTTCAGCGTCTAGAAAATTGCACACTTTACAATTTATACGGCCCAACCGAAGCAGATTTAGTCACATCATATAGATTTAGCGACCAACCCCAAGACTGGCCAATTTATCCCCCAATTGGCAAGCCTGCCGTTAACGTGCAAGTTTACCTTTTAGATCAAAAATATCGCCAACCCGTCCCTATTGGCGTTCCTGGCGAACTCTACATCAGTGGTGATGGTTTAGCTCGTGGCTACCTCAACCGCCCAGATTTGACAGAGCAAAAATTTGTCCCCAATTTCCTTCAAAACCTCACTTCTTCCCATCAAACACCCCTCTCCTTAGCAAAAGGGGGTACACAAGGAAATCGACTGTATAAAACTGGCGATTTAGCTAAATATTTACCCGATGGCAACATCGAATTTTTAGGACGGATAGATGATTTAGTCAAAGTCCGGGGTTTTAGGGTGGAACTGGGCGAAGTTGAAGCCGTATTGAGCAAACATCCCCAAATCAACCAAGCAGTTGCTAAGGTACATGGGCAAAGTGCCAGAGAAAAATATTTAGTCGCTTACTTCGTACCAATTCAAGGACAGACAATCACCGTCGAAAACTTGCGGAATTTTCTCCAAGACCAGTTGCCAGATTACATGATTCCATCGGCTTTTGTGCAAATGGAATCCTTCCCCCTGACAGCTAATGGTAAAGTCAACCGTCGGGCTTTGAGCGAACCAACCACCAGCCGACCAGAATTAGCTCAAACTTTTGTTGCACCCCGGACTCCCACCGAAGAAATTTTGGCAGGTATCTGGAGGGATGTTTTGGGGTTAGAACAAATTGGGATTTACGACAACTTCTTTAATTTGGGAGGACATTCTTTACTTGCTACCCAAGTGATTTCTCTGACACGCAAAGCATTTAAGATAGAATTAGCTTTGCGAAGTTTATTTGAATTTCCGGCGATCGCGAGTTTAGCTAAAATAGTTGAAACAACTACTAGACAAGAACTTTCCCCAGAAATCATCCCATGTAAAACAGTGCGAGATCAACATGGAGTCATGCCCATTTCCTTAACTCAGTTAGAGTTTTGGTTCTTCGAGCAATTCTATCCTGGTAATCCTGTTTACAACCTACCCTTAGTTTATCGCGTCACAGGTGAGCTGAATGCAAAGGCATTGGAGCAGAGTTTGAGAGAAATCGTGCGCCGTCACGAAACCTTGCGAAGTACCTTTAAGCTGGAAAACGGACAAGTGGTTTATGGAATTTCCCCTGAGCCAGTCTTTGACTTCACCCTAGTAGACTCAGAAAACATCTCAGAAACTGAAGCCAAACAACAGGCTGAGAAAGAGATTAAACAGCCTTTCGATTTAGCGCGAGGTCCCCTATTGCGGAGTAAAGTTTGGCGTTTAAGTGAAACCGAGCATTTACTTGTAGTTACTACCCATCATATTGTTGCTGATGGTTGGTCTTTTAGTGTATTGACTCAAGAACTGGCAACCCTTTACGAAGCTTTTGCTCAAAGTAAACCCTCGCCCCTCACCGACTTACCCATCCAATATGCAGACTTTGCTCATTGGCAACGACAATGGTTGCAGGGGAAAGTTTTAGAATCACAAATGCAATTTTGGAAACAGCATTTAGGTGTCACCCCGCCAGTTTTAAAACTACCAACTGATTATCAACGCCCACCAGAGCGAACCTTCACAGGTGCGCGTCAACCTTTGGTAATCTCCCCAGACATAACCAAAGCACTCAAAGCATTGAGTCAGCAGGAAGGCGTAACCCTATTTATGACCTTATTAGCAGCATTCAAGACATTACTTTTCTGCTACACAGGACAACCAGAGATCATTGTCAGCAGCACTGTTGCCAATCGTACCCGTGTGGAAACAGAAGGACTAATTGGTTTCTTTGTCCACTTACTGCCATTCTGCACCAACTTAGAAGGAAATCCCAGCTTTCGGGAACTACTGCGCCGGGTGCGGGAAGTCGCTTTAGGAGTGTATGCACATCAGGAAATGCCCTTTATCAAACTACTAGAAGAACTGCAACCAGTCAGAGACTCTAGTTACACACTTTTAGCGCAAGTAATGTTCGTGTTCCAAAACACTCCAGAAGCTGATTTAAAACTAGCAGATTTGACATTACAGGAAGAATTCATTGCCACCGACACCAAAGACACAGCCGAATTTGATTTAAATCTAACACTCCAAGAAACATCAGCAGGAATTGAAGGAGCTTTAGTCTACAGAACCGATTTATTTGCAGATTCTACTATTACCCGAATGGTGACAATATTGGAAAAATTGCTCGAATATATTGTTACCAACACTGACAAACGCATCAATGAACTACCCTATTTATCCGAGAGAAAAAATTTGCCAATCCCAAATTCCCAATTACCAATAGCTTCCCAAACTGATCAGAGTAATTTTCTTGAACCTAGCAATTTCACAGAAGAAATAATCTTAACTATTTGGAAAGAAATTTTAGAAATAGAACATATTAACACACAAGATAACTTTTTTGAAATTGGCGGAAACTCTGCTCTAGTTTTGCAACTTCTATCCAAACTAGAAAAAACTCTAAAAATACAATTACCCTTAATTACCCTCTTTAAAAAACCGACCATAGTTGAACAAGCAGAAACCATCCAAGATTTACTAACCAGTTTATAA
- a CDS encoding SDR family oxidoreductase has translation MDLGLTGKVALVTGASAGIGYAISQKLAAEGCNLIICGRNPERLAQAAQSLVHLPAKIISLSADVQKASDSEKLVQSALEAFGKIDILVNNSEGAKFSDVAVENLSDEDWLTVFEGKLMGYIRMTNLVLPTMKNQQWGRIVNIIGTSGKEPSPRLIKSGVANAGLINFSKSVATQVARWNVLVNCVNPGIIDTPRHREYLEIFAQKDDGNIDAIAAGIDHTIPIGRRGFSREVADLVAFLSSECASYITGVTIPVDGGLSTAAF, from the coding sequence ATGGATTTAGGACTAACAGGAAAAGTCGCTTTAGTGACAGGCGCAAGTGCTGGTATAGGTTATGCTATATCCCAAAAATTGGCAGCAGAAGGTTGTAATTTAATCATTTGTGGGAGAAATCCAGAGCGATTAGCACAAGCTGCTCAAAGTTTGGTGCATTTACCTGCAAAAATTATCAGCTTATCGGCTGATGTTCAAAAAGCCTCTGACTCGGAAAAGTTAGTGCAGTCAGCACTGGAAGCATTTGGCAAAATTGATATTTTGGTGAATAATTCCGAGGGAGCTAAATTTTCTGATGTCGCAGTAGAAAACTTATCTGATGAAGATTGGCTAACTGTGTTTGAAGGAAAATTAATGGGCTATATTCGCATGACGAATTTGGTTTTACCGACTATGAAAAATCAGCAATGGGGGCGAATTGTCAATATTATTGGCACATCGGGGAAAGAACCTTCCCCTCGATTAATTAAATCAGGTGTTGCAAATGCAGGATTAATCAACTTTAGCAAATCGGTAGCTACGCAAGTTGCTAGGTGGAATGTGTTAGTTAATTGTGTCAATCCTGGAATTATTGATACACCAAGGCATAGAGAATACTTGGAAATATTTGCCCAAAAGGATGACGGCAATATTGATGCGATCGCGGCCGGGATAGATCATACTATTCCTATCGGTCGTCGTGGTTTTTCGCGTGAGGTTGCCGATTTGGTGGCTTTTCTCAGTTCTGAATGTGCTAGTTACATCACTGGTGTCACTATTCCAGTTGATGGCGGTTTGTCTACAGCAGCTTTTTAG
- a CDS encoding cupin domain-containing protein — MSKFFPPAKSTKLNSDVELIAFECQDTLVQLVYLAPGSNFPLHEHLESQMGMIISGRLEMNVNGIKEIIQPLEQAYIANAFVPHGSVNIFPETALVFDVKRVINSLSSPKSDEVFLKVSPTKDKITGFSCQSIVASWFEIAITEIPPGGIIPMHQSVSESMGIILNGQLMMTVEKEAQELKYGSIYYAPADVLYGGYNSSDQAVTLVEIMILPCADLSYQAAAVNEITARSLTAT, encoded by the coding sequence ATGTCTAAATTTTTTCCCCCTGCCAAAAGCACAAAACTCAATTCAGATGTAGAATTAATAGCGTTTGAATGTCAAGACACCCTTGTACAATTAGTTTATCTGGCTCCTGGCTCGAATTTTCCCCTACATGAACATCTAGAAAGTCAGATGGGGATGATTATTTCTGGTCGTTTAGAAATGAACGTCAACGGAATTAAAGAAATTATTCAGCCGCTAGAACAAGCTTATATTGCTAATGCTTTTGTTCCTCACGGTTCTGTGAATATTTTTCCAGAAACAGCCTTAGTATTCGATGTCAAACGGGTGATAAATTCCTTGTCATCGCCAAAATCTGACGAGGTTTTTCTCAAGGTGTCGCCGACAAAAGATAAAATTACTGGTTTCTCTTGTCAATCTATTGTGGCTTCTTGGTTTGAAATTGCCATTACTGAAATTCCTCCTGGCGGAATTATCCCCATGCACCAATCTGTTAGTGAATCAATGGGAATCATCCTCAATGGTCAGTTGATGATGACTGTGGAAAAAGAAGCGCAGGAATTAAAATATGGTAGTATTTATTACGCGCCTGCTGATGTTCTTTATGGCGGATATAATTCTTCTGATCAAGCAGTAACTTTGGTGGAAATTATGATTTTGCCTTGTGCTGATTTATCTTACCAAGCAGCAGCTGTTAATGAAATTACTGCGCGCTCGCTAACTGCAACCTAG